One part of the Tenacibaculum sp. 190130A14a genome encodes these proteins:
- a CDS encoding DUF6122 family protein, with amino-acid sequence MQTFIHYFLHFGFPIIIAYTFFRNEWKKVSLILLATMLVDLDHLLANPIFAPNRCSINFHPLHTYYAIILYVILLFLKRPFNIIGIGLLLHMITDYIDCSFM; translated from the coding sequence ATGCAAACGTTTATTCATTATTTTTTACACTTTGGATTTCCAATAATTATAGCCTATACTTTTTTTCGAAATGAATGGAAAAAAGTAAGTCTTATCTTGTTAGCTACTATGCTTGTCGATTTAGACCACTTATTAGCAAATCCTATTTTTGCTCCAAACAGATGTAGCATTAATTTCCACCCTCTTCATACTTATTATGCAATTATTCTATATGTGATATTACTCTTTCTAAAGAGACCTTTTAATATTATTGGTATAGGGCTTCTACTACACATGATTACAGATTATATAGATTGTTCCTTTATGTAA
- a CDS encoding diphthine--ammonia ligase: MKKAYFNWSSGKDSSLALYKVLQEQEFQIDKLITNINKDYQRVSMHGLHESLLEAQAESIGIPLEKIEFPADVTMDLYNQKMKEKTSELKAQGYEHAVFGDIFLEDLRTYRDSKLEEVGISGVYPLWKKDTKTLLYEFLELGFKTITVCTNAKLLGEEFVGRIIDEDFIKDLPDAIDVCGENGEFHTFCFDGPIFKEPVQFEIGEKIKRSYTLNKDDSQNCHSSTKEKVKSYDTSFWYCDLKKI, encoded by the coding sequence ATGAAAAAAGCATATTTTAATTGGAGTTCAGGGAAAGATTCTTCTTTAGCATTATACAAGGTTTTACAAGAGCAGGAGTTTCAAATAGACAAGTTGATTACGAATATTAATAAAGACTATCAGCGTGTTTCAATGCATGGATTACATGAAAGTTTATTAGAAGCTCAGGCAGAAAGTATTGGAATTCCACTTGAAAAAATAGAATTCCCTGCAGATGTTACGATGGATTTGTACAATCAGAAGATGAAAGAGAAAACTTCTGAATTAAAAGCTCAGGGATATGAGCATGCTGTTTTCGGAGATATTTTTTTAGAAGATTTACGTACCTATAGAGATTCAAAATTGGAAGAGGTTGGAATTTCAGGAGTATACCCTCTTTGGAAAAAGGATACGAAGACTTTATTGTATGAATTTTTAGAGCTTGGATTTAAAACAATAACAGTATGCACAAATGCGAAATTGTTAGGAGAAGAGTTTGTGGGAAGGATAATAGATGAAGATTTTATTAAGGATTTACCTGATGCTATAGATGTTTGTGGAGAAAATGGAGAATTTCATACTTTTTGTTTTGATGGGCCTATTTTTAAAGAACCTGTACAATTCGAAATAGGAGAAAAAATCAAAAGATCTTACACGTTAAATAAAGATGATTCTCAGAATTGTCATTCGTCAACAAAAGAAAAAGTAAAGAGTTATGATACGAGTTTTTGGTATTGTGACTTGAAAAAAATCTAA
- a CDS encoding sensor histidine kinase: MERDNKILDILRLYEYSMSIGKSLDYYENCDSFLKLLLHRRNLNACWILNLDEKNQLSKKYSVPHGHAINSKLDPHLKTFLTSINGYTIIEYNTKYKILVPIKVLKGTIVIYKLHQNSYLFLYSNTSNISKKNSEQLLPVINKLANTLEACTVFENKKRLLKQLEEKNQDLSNYAHIVSHDLRSPLRNIETLLTWLKEDHGESLNKEAFQYLDSISENIYKMESLVKGILEYATIERNDFNLSEIDLNILIKDLIQYINVPENIKIKTTPNIPPILANKHRLQQLFQNLLDNAIKYNNKEQGIVEIGFHKEDEKTIYYVKDNGKGIDPKYHSKIFDAFQKLENTKDSIGIGLSIVEKIVSSYGGKIWLTSEIDKGTTFFFTLEN; this comes from the coding sequence ATGGAAAGGGACAACAAAATATTAGATATTCTACGTCTTTATGAATATTCAATGAGCATAGGTAAATCTCTTGATTATTATGAAAACTGCGACTCCTTCTTGAAACTTCTCTTACATAGAAGAAATTTAAATGCATGCTGGATTCTTAATTTAGATGAAAAAAATCAGCTCAGTAAAAAATATTCTGTTCCGCATGGTCATGCCATTAACTCCAAATTAGATCCTCATTTAAAAACATTCTTAACTTCAATAAACGGTTATACCATTATTGAATACAATACAAAGTATAAAATATTAGTTCCTATAAAAGTATTGAAAGGAACTATTGTCATTTACAAACTGCATCAAAACAGTTATCTATTTTTGTATTCCAACACTTCTAATATTTCTAAAAAGAACTCTGAGCAATTACTACCCGTCATAAACAAATTAGCAAATACCCTTGAAGCTTGTACTGTTTTTGAAAACAAAAAAAGATTGTTAAAACAATTAGAAGAGAAAAACCAAGACCTTAGTAATTATGCTCATATCGTTTCTCATGATTTAAGATCTCCTTTAAGAAATATTGAAACATTACTTACGTGGTTAAAGGAAGATCATGGAGAAAGTTTAAATAAAGAAGCATTTCAATATCTAGATTCTATAAGTGAAAACATTTACAAAATGGAATCACTTGTAAAGGGTATCTTAGAATATGCTACTATTGAGCGAAATGATTTTAATCTTTCTGAAATAGACCTAAATATACTCATCAAGGATCTTATTCAGTACATTAATGTTCCTGAAAATATTAAAATAAAAACAACTCCTAATATTCCTCCAATACTTGCTAACAAACATAGATTGCAACAGTTGTTTCAAAATCTTTTAGATAATGCCATCAAATACAACAATAAGGAACAAGGAATTGTTGAAATTGGTTTCCACAAAGAAGATGAAAAAACTATTTACTATGTAAAAGATAATGGTAAAGGAATTGACCCAAAATACCATTCTAAAATTTTTGATGCTTTTCAAAAACTTGAAAACACTAAAGACTCTATTGGAATTGGACTCTCTATTGTTGAAAAAATAGTGAGTAGTTATGGTGGGAAAATTTGGCTAACCTCTGAAATTGACAAGGGAACCACCTTCTTCTTCACACTAGAGAATTAA
- a CDS encoding S10 family serine carboxypeptidase-like protein has product MKNTFFLIALLCATLTIGQDKRVPLDTTVTTSNSVLIKGKRIPYNAQTGTQPVYDANGIAKATLFYTYYYRTDVTNREKRPLIMSFNGGPGSASVWMHIAYTGPKILKIDDEGNPIQPYGIKDNPYSILDEADIVFVNPVNTAYSRPIVAPKEKVDKKYFFGINADAKYLADWLNVFVTRNNRWNSPKYIIGESYGGTRVMQLAHELQSNQWMYLNGVIMVSPADYQLLRTQSSEDYAINFPYFTAAAWYHKMLPPALQQKDLLEILPEAEQFSINQLLPALAKGGYIGETEKNTVAEKMAYYSGIKKEVILKHNLEVPNRYFWKELLRETSGKTIGRLDSRYLGIDRRETGTSPDYSPELVSWLHSFTPAINYYIQNVLNFKTDVKYNMFGSVRPWDFSNNNARENLRKVMAQNPYLNVLVQSGYYDGATTYSAAKYTMGKIDPSGKLKNRLSFKGYRSGHMMYLRKEDLEKANDDLREFIKSSSKNIGPAKY; this is encoded by the coding sequence ATGAAAAATACTTTTTTTTTAATTGCTTTATTATGTGCAACACTAACCATTGGACAGGATAAAAGAGTTCCTTTAGACACTACAGTTACTACTTCTAATTCTGTTTTGATAAAAGGAAAAAGAATTCCTTATAATGCACAAACAGGAACACAACCTGTATACGACGCTAATGGAATTGCAAAAGCAACATTGTTTTATACCTATTATTACAGAACCGATGTAACCAACAGAGAAAAAAGACCCTTAATCATGTCTTTTAACGGAGGTCCAGGTTCTGCTTCCGTTTGGATGCATATTGCCTATACAGGTCCTAAAATTTTAAAAATTGATGATGAAGGAAACCCAATTCAACCATATGGAATCAAAGACAATCCATATTCTATTTTAGACGAAGCGGATATTGTTTTTGTAAATCCTGTTAACACAGCTTATTCAAGACCTATAGTTGCTCCTAAAGAAAAAGTAGATAAAAAGTATTTTTTTGGAATTAATGCTGATGCGAAATATTTGGCTGATTGGTTAAATGTATTTGTAACTCGTAATAATCGTTGGAACTCTCCTAAATACATTATTGGTGAAAGTTATGGAGGAACAAGAGTAATGCAGTTAGCTCATGAATTACAAAGCAATCAATGGATGTATCTTAATGGTGTTATTATGGTTTCCCCAGCCGACTATCAATTATTAAGAACTCAAAGTTCTGAAGATTACGCCATAAATTTCCCTTACTTTACAGCTGCAGCTTGGTATCATAAAATGTTGCCACCTGCTTTACAACAAAAAGACTTGTTAGAAATTTTACCTGAAGCTGAACAATTTTCAATTAACCAATTACTCCCTGCTTTAGCAAAAGGAGGATACATTGGTGAAACCGAAAAAAACACCGTTGCTGAGAAAATGGCGTATTATTCAGGTATAAAAAAAGAAGTCATTTTAAAACATAATTTAGAAGTACCTAACCGTTATTTTTGGAAAGAGTTATTAAGAGAAACCTCTGGTAAAACTATAGGAAGATTAGATAGTAGATACCTGGGAATTGATAGACGTGAAACAGGAACTTCCCCTGATTATAGTCCAGAATTAGTTTCTTGGCTTCATTCATTTACTCCTGCCATTAATTATTATATTCAAAATGTTCTAAACTTCAAAACTGATGTAAAATACAATATGTTCGGTTCGGTTCGCCCTTGGGATTTTAGTAATAATAATGCTAGAGAAAACTTACGTAAAGTCATGGCACAAAACCCTTATTTAAACGTTTTAGTTCAGTCTGGTTATTACGATGGTGCCACAACATATTCCGCTGCTAAATATACTATGGGTAAAATTGACCCTAGCGGAAAACTTAAAAATCGTCTTTCCTTTAAAGGATATAGAAGTGGACATATGATGTATCTTAGAAAGGAAGATTTAGAAAAAGCAAATGATGATCTTCGTGAGTTTATAAAAAGTAGTTCTAAAAATATTGGCCCTGCTAAATATTAA
- a CDS encoding PAS domain-containing protein: MKNDFNNMMSLDLYLSSLHKDEYNRLSSLIPTSTKQNINLLSWGIQDLFNNATLRSDLKEVQNLADKFEWKNSINQILKSNIYESLVITNSDKKIIWVNNGFEKMTGYETAFAIGKSPSFLQGKKTSNASRERIRKKLLKNKPFTEIILNYKKDQSSYTCELKIFPLKANNNTTHFLALEKAVS, encoded by the coding sequence ATGAAAAACGATTTTAATAATATGATGAGTTTAGATTTGTACTTATCTTCTTTGCATAAAGACGAGTACAATAGACTTTCTTCTTTAATACCTACTTCAACGAAACAAAACATAAACTTATTAAGTTGGGGAATTCAAGATTTATTTAATAATGCTACACTTAGATCGGACCTCAAAGAAGTCCAAAATCTAGCTGATAAATTTGAATGGAAAAATAGTATTAACCAAATTTTAAAAAGTAATATCTACGAATCTTTAGTTATTACCAACAGTGATAAAAAAATAATTTGGGTGAATAATGGTTTTGAAAAAATGACTGGGTATGAGACAGCATTTGCCATTGGGAAATCTCCTTCATTTTTACAAGGAAAAAAAACATCTAATGCTTCTAGAGAACGTATTCGTAAAAAACTTTTAAAAAATAAACCCTTCACAGAAATCATTCTAAATTATAAAAAAGATCAATCAAGCTATACATGTGAATTAAAAATTTTCCCATTAAAAGCAAATAATAATACAACTCATTTTTTAGCGCTAGAAAAAGCGGTTAGTTAA
- a CDS encoding FIST signal transduction protein — protein sequence MLHLTTTDVHEIASNIKSFVNNNTALISIGEHTNIDINKLIDSLIEANIKFIGGIFPMIIWKNNVQNEGIIVHELSNVIETYTVKNIREKQFKIKPTNFKDDGHYSLITFVDGLTSNISNFLSKLYQEYGMRTNYFGGGTGSLSLEQKPCIFSEEGFLEDAAVVCLMEMKSSIGVEHGWEKLDGPFIVTKANNNTIKGINWETPFDIYKQVVEEDSGKQFSDTAFFELAMGYPIGVIKQGTDYIIRDPLTIDDDNSLVCIGEVEENTMINIMKGNKNQLIHAAKTAGETVANQAEFPKFAMVIDCISRILYLKDDFKHELENVSKAIHSKHPTIPTSGALTLGEISSYGNGYIEFYNKTIVVGLFE from the coding sequence ATGCTCCATTTAACTACAACAGATGTACATGAAATAGCTTCAAATATTAAAAGCTTTGTAAATAATAATACTGCCTTAATTTCTATTGGTGAACACACTAATATTGATATTAATAAGCTTATTGATTCTTTAATTGAAGCCAACATCAAGTTTATAGGAGGAATTTTTCCAATGATTATTTGGAAAAATAATGTTCAAAATGAAGGTATTATTGTTCACGAATTGTCTAACGTGATTGAGACATATACCGTAAAAAACATTCGAGAAAAACAGTTTAAAATTAAACCGACTAATTTTAAAGATGATGGACATTATAGTTTAATAACTTTTGTTGACGGACTTACCTCAAACATCTCAAACTTTTTGAGTAAACTCTATCAAGAATATGGTATGAGAACGAATTATTTTGGTGGGGGCACTGGAAGTTTAAGTTTAGAACAAAAACCTTGTATATTTTCAGAAGAAGGATTCTTAGAGGACGCTGCTGTTGTTTGTTTAATGGAAATGAAATCTTCTATTGGTGTAGAACATGGATGGGAAAAATTAGATGGTCCTTTTATTGTAACAAAGGCTAACAACAACACTATTAAAGGTATTAATTGGGAAACTCCTTTTGACATTTACAAGCAAGTAGTCGAAGAAGATTCTGGAAAACAATTTAGTGATACCGCTTTTTTCGAACTAGCTATGGGCTATCCTATTGGTGTTATAAAACAAGGAACAGATTATATTATTAGAGACCCTTTAACCATAGATGATGATAACTCGTTGGTATGTATTGGCGAAGTTGAAGAAAACACCATGATTAACATTATGAAAGGTAATAAAAATCAACTAATCCATGCTGCTAAAACTGCAGGTGAAACTGTAGCCAATCAAGCAGAGTTCCCAAAATTTGCTATGGTTATAGATTGTATTTCAAGAATTCTTTATTTAAAAGATGATTTTAAACATGAATTAGAAAATGTTTCAAAAGCCATTCATAGCAAACATCCTACAATTCCTACAAGTGGTGCATTAACATTAGGCGAAATTTCTTCGTATGGAAATGGGTATATCGAATTTTATAATAAAACTATCGTAGTTGGTTTGTTTGAATAA